One genomic segment of Pseudonocardia sp. T1-2H includes these proteins:
- a CDS encoding sulfite exporter TauE/SafE family protein, whose amino-acid sequence MRTLIVFALVGLGAQLVDGALGMAYGVTSTSLLLIAGVNPAAASASVHLAEVGTTLAAGASHWRFGNVDWKLVLKLGVPGAVGAFLGATVLSALATDSAAPIMSGILLALGVYILLRFSVSPPEVGSARVSPHRAKFLSPLGLLAGFIDASGGGGWGPVATPALLTAGKTAPRTVIGSVDTSEFLVAVAASGGFLLGLGSAVLDPWTIGGLFLGGVIAAPIAAWLVTRIPAPVLGTAVGGIIVFTNARTVLRALDLPGPATTAIYVLILAAWATAVTVAVRKLRATTAATERELVATS is encoded by the coding sequence ATGCGCACGCTCATCGTCTTCGCCCTCGTCGGGCTGGGTGCCCAGCTCGTCGACGGCGCCCTCGGCATGGCCTACGGGGTCACCTCGACCTCGCTGCTGCTGATCGCGGGGGTGAACCCGGCGGCAGCCAGCGCGTCGGTGCACCTCGCGGAGGTCGGGACGACGCTCGCCGCCGGCGCCTCGCACTGGCGTTTCGGCAACGTCGACTGGAAGCTCGTGCTGAAGCTGGGCGTGCCCGGCGCGGTCGGTGCGTTCCTCGGCGCGACGGTGCTCTCGGCCCTGGCCACGGACAGCGCGGCCCCGATCATGTCCGGGATCCTGCTGGCGCTGGGCGTCTACATCCTGCTGCGCTTCTCGGTGAGCCCGCCGGAGGTCGGGTCGGCCCGGGTCTCGCCGCACCGCGCGAAGTTCCTGTCCCCGCTCGGCCTGCTCGCGGGCTTCATCGACGCCTCCGGTGGCGGCGGCTGGGGTCCGGTCGCGACCCCCGCCCTGCTCACCGCCGGGAAGACGGCGCCCCGCACCGTGATCGGCTCGGTCGACACGTCGGAGTTCCTCGTCGCGGTGGCCGCCAGCGGCGGGTTCCTGCTCGGCCTCGGCAGCGCCGTGCTGGACCCGTGGACGATCGGCGGGCTGTTCCTCGGCGGTGTGATCGCCGCGCCGATCGCGGCGTGGCTCGTCACCAGGATCCCGGCGCCCGTCCTGGGCACCGCGGTCGGCGGGATCATCGTGTTCACCAACGCGCGCACCGTCCTGCGGGCCCTCGACCTCCCCGGACCGGCCACCACCGCGATCTACGTGCTGATCCTCGCGGCGTGGGCCACGGCGGTCACCGTCGCGGTCCGGAAGCTGCGGGCGACGACCGCCGCCACCGAGCGCGAGCTCGTCGCCACCTCCTGA
- a CDS encoding ABC transporter substrate-binding protein, whose protein sequence is MRLRSRIPALLAATLAVVSLAACSRAQEDTAAAPAATSPAAELRLGYFPNITHAPALIGVDQGFFAAELGSTRLIPQTFNAGPDEVGALLGGSLDAGFIGSSPAINAFAKSNGEAVRLIAGSTSAGAQLVTSPDITSPAQLKGRTIATPQLGNTQDVALKKWLAENGLEIGDGPDKVTVQNIDNPRTLDLFKQGQVAGGWLPEPWRLRLVDAGAKVLVDEKSLWPDGKFPTTVLIVRTEYLQQHPDTVQALLRGEQKAIDFATGQQDRAKTVTNEAIKKITNSSLSPAVLDRAFTELQFDSDPLAATFPQLSKDSVTAGATPTETNLQGFVDVTALNAVRTQAGQPTVDAAGLDKAQG, encoded by the coding sequence ATGCGCCTCAGATCCCGGATCCCCGCCCTCCTCGCCGCGACACTCGCCGTCGTGTCCCTCGCCGCGTGCTCGCGCGCGCAGGAGGACACCGCGGCCGCCCCGGCCGCCACCTCCCCCGCCGCCGAGCTGCGCCTCGGCTACTTCCCGAACATCACCCACGCCCCGGCGCTGATCGGGGTGGACCAGGGCTTCTTCGCCGCCGAGCTCGGCTCCACGAGGCTCATCCCGCAGACCTTCAACGCCGGCCCCGACGAGGTCGGCGCGCTGCTCGGCGGCTCGCTCGACGCCGGGTTCATCGGCTCCAGCCCGGCGATCAACGCGTTCGCCAAGTCCAACGGCGAGGCGGTCCGGCTGATCGCGGGCTCGACGTCTGCGGGCGCCCAGCTCGTCACGTCACCGGACATCACCTCGCCCGCGCAGCTCAAGGGCAGGACCATCGCGACGCCCCAGCTCGGCAACACCCAGGACGTCGCGCTCAAGAAGTGGCTCGCCGAGAACGGGCTCGAGATCGGCGACGGCCCGGACAAGGTCACCGTCCAGAACATCGACAACCCCCGCACGCTGGACCTGTTCAAGCAGGGCCAGGTCGCGGGCGGCTGGCTGCCCGAGCCGTGGAGGCTCCGCCTCGTCGACGCCGGCGCCAAGGTCCTCGTCGACGAGAAGAGCCTCTGGCCGGACGGCAAGTTCCCGACGACGGTCCTGATCGTCCGCACCGAGTACCTCCAGCAGCACCCGGACACCGTCCAGGCCCTGCTGCGCGGCGAGCAGAAGGCGATCGACTTCGCCACCGGCCAGCAGGACCGGGCGAAGACGGTCACCAACGAGGCGATCAAGAAGATCACGAACTCGTCGCTGAGCCCCGCCGTCCTGGACCGGGCGTTCACCGAGCTGCAGTTCGACAGCGACCCGCTCGCCGCGACCTTCCCGCAGCTGTCCAAGGACAGCGTCACCGCGGGCGCCACGCCGACCGAGACGAACCTTCAGGGCTTCGTCGACGTCACCGCACTCAACGCCGTCCGCACGCAGGCCGGCCAGCCCACCGTGGACGCGGCGGGTCTCGACAAGGCACAGGGATGA
- a CDS encoding ABC transporter ATP-binding protein gives MTAVIENATARRTSGEPAVTLAGVGKTFGAGASGVTALHGIDLQVRPGEFVCLLGASGCGKSTLLNLVAGLDEPTSGSVALTTSRPSFMFQEPALLPWLTAGRNVELPLRLAGRSRGERKRRAEELLELVRLDGLGAKRPHELSGGMRQRVSLARALAAATAEDGGSGLLLMDEPFAALDAITRDVLQGELLRVWEATGTTILFVTHDVREAVRLAQRVVLLSSRPGTVVGEWDVDGAHGHGEELHDEITGRLRQVITSHAA, from the coding sequence ATGACCGCAGTGATCGAGAACGCGACCGCCCGGCGCACCTCCGGCGAGCCCGCCGTCACCCTCGCCGGCGTCGGCAAGACGTTCGGCGCGGGCGCCTCCGGTGTCACCGCGCTGCACGGGATCGACCTCCAGGTGCGGCCGGGCGAGTTCGTCTGCCTGCTCGGGGCGTCGGGGTGCGGCAAGTCCACCCTGCTCAACCTGGTCGCCGGGCTCGACGAGCCGACGTCCGGCAGCGTCGCCCTGACGACGTCGCGGCCGTCGTTCATGTTCCAGGAGCCCGCGCTGCTGCCCTGGCTGACCGCGGGCCGCAACGTCGAGCTCCCGCTCCGCCTAGCGGGACGTTCGCGCGGCGAGCGGAAGCGCCGGGCCGAGGAGCTGCTCGAGCTCGTCCGGCTCGACGGGCTCGGCGCCAAGCGCCCGCACGAGCTCTCCGGCGGAATGCGCCAGCGGGTGTCCCTGGCGCGCGCCCTCGCCGCCGCCACCGCCGAGGACGGCGGCTCCGGCCTGCTCCTCATGGACGAGCCCTTCGCCGCGCTCGACGCGATCACCCGCGACGTGCTGCAGGGCGAGCTCCTGCGCGTCTGGGAGGCGACCGGGACGACCATCCTGTTCGTCACCCACGACGTCCGGGAGGCCGTCCGGCTGGCCCAGCGGGTCGTACTGCTGTCGTCGCGGCCGGGCACGGTCGTCGGCGAATGGGACGTCGACGGCGCGCACGGTCACGGCGAGGAGCTGCACGACGAGATCACCGGCCGGCTACGACAGGTGATCACCAGTCATGCCGCCTGA
- a CDS encoding phosphoadenylyl-sulfate reductase has translation MSVATETDLRAVAERGAAELGPDATAQQLLAWAAETFGARMIVASNMQDALLVDLAAKAQPGVEILFLETGYHFAETIGTRDAVEQVYDVRMVNAQAKQSVAEQDASEGKDLFARDPNRCCALRKVAPLQDTLAKYDAWVTGVRRVEAPTRANTPLITYDEKFGLVKINPIAAWSDEEMQAYIDENGILVNPLVGAGYPSIGCAPCTAKPAPGADPRSGRWAGTSKIECGLHVS, from the coding sequence ATGAGCGTTGCCACCGAGACCGACCTCAGGGCCGTCGCCGAGCGCGGCGCCGCCGAGCTGGGTCCGGACGCCACGGCCCAGCAGCTGCTGGCGTGGGCCGCCGAGACCTTCGGCGCCCGGATGATCGTCGCGTCGAACATGCAGGACGCGCTGCTCGTCGACCTCGCCGCCAAGGCGCAGCCCGGCGTCGAGATCCTCTTCCTGGAGACGGGCTACCACTTCGCCGAGACCATCGGGACGCGGGACGCCGTCGAGCAGGTCTACGACGTGCGGATGGTCAACGCGCAGGCGAAGCAGTCCGTCGCCGAGCAGGACGCGAGCGAGGGCAAGGACCTCTTCGCGCGGGACCCGAACCGGTGCTGCGCGCTGCGGAAGGTCGCGCCGCTGCAGGACACGCTCGCGAAGTACGACGCGTGGGTCACCGGCGTCCGCCGCGTGGAGGCCCCGACCAGGGCGAACACGCCGCTGATCACCTACGACGAGAAGTTCGGCCTCGTCAAGATCAACCCGATCGCCGCCTGGAGCGACGAGGAGATGCAGGCCTACATCGACGAGAACGGGATCCTCGTGAACCCGCTCGTCGGGGCCGGCTACCCGAGCATCGGCTGCGCCCCGTGCACCGCGAAGCCGGCCCCGGGCGCCGATCCGCGCTCCGGCCGCTGGGCGGGCACGAGCAAGATCGAGTGCGGGCTGCACGTCTCATGA
- a CDS encoding sirohydrochlorin chelatase, which produces MPGREAPGREAPVLVPVAHGSRDPRSASTIAALVDVVRSRAPGLDVRPAFLDFDHPRLDDVLAALDRPAVVVPLLLGAAYHARVDIPVVVEQSRRPGQDVRVSDVLGPDPALLDVAAQRLARLGVAPGDPGLGIVLAGTGSSHAAANATVDDLVRRWPLAAAAFATAEPDVPAAIAGLRRRGARRIAVASWFLAPGRLLDRVHARAAGAPVAEALGAHPAVADVVLSRYRTAATRPAIEAGTALAEIT; this is translated from the coding sequence GTGCCGGGTCGCGAGGCGCCGGGTCGCGAGGCGCCGGTACTGGTGCCGGTCGCGCACGGCAGCCGGGACCCGCGGTCCGCCTCGACGATCGCCGCGCTGGTCGACGTCGTGCGGTCCCGCGCGCCCGGGCTCGACGTCCGGCCCGCGTTCCTGGACTTCGACCACCCCCGCCTCGACGACGTGCTGGCCGCTCTCGACCGGCCCGCGGTCGTCGTGCCGCTGCTCCTCGGCGCCGCGTACCACGCCCGCGTCGACATCCCGGTCGTCGTCGAGCAGTCCCGGCGCCCGGGGCAGGACGTGCGGGTCTCCGACGTCCTCGGCCCGGACCCGGCGTTGCTCGACGTCGCCGCGCAACGGCTCGCCCGGCTCGGCGTCGCCCCCGGGGACCCCGGCCTGGGGATCGTCCTCGCGGGCACCGGCTCGTCGCACGCCGCGGCGAACGCCACCGTCGACGACCTGGTCCGCCGCTGGCCCCTCGCGGCCGCCGCGTTCGCCACGGCTGAGCCGGACGTCCCGGCCGCGATCGCCGGTCTCCGACGGCGCGGCGCCCGCCGCATCGCGGTCGCCTCCTGGTTCCTCGCCCCCGGACGCCTGCTCGACCGCGTCCACGCCCGGGCGGCGGGCGCGCCCGTCGCGGAGGCCCTCGGCGCCCACCCGGCCGTCGCGGACGTCGTCCTGTCCCGGTACCGCACGGCCGCCACCCGCCCCGCGATCGAGGCCGGCACGGCCCTCGCGGAGATCACCTGA
- a CDS encoding sulfate adenylyltransferase subunit 1: MTRDLLRFATAGSVDDGKSTLVGRLLYDTKSVLADQIEAVQRASVDKGLSTPDLSLLVDGLRAEREQGITIDVAYRYFGTPTREFVLADTPGHVQYTRNTVTGASTAELAVLLVDARNGIVEQTRRHATVLALLRVPRLVLAINKIDLVGYDEAVLTAIAKDFAGLARSLGFPDEAVQTIPVSALVGDNVVERSAHTPWYDGPTLLGHLESVPVVGPEVAKPFRMPVQYVIRPRTEALHDYRGYAGQVASGSVRPGDAVVVLPEGRRTTVTSVDTADGPLDAATAGRSVTILLADDIDISRGDMIVAADAEPRVTSEIDATLCWLAEKPLRPGARLLLKHGTRTTQVIVGAPECRIDTDTLTEVEAETLELNDIGRVTLRTADALPVDDYADVRATGSFLLIDPPTGNTLAAGLVGTPLALTPLIS, translated from the coding sequence ATGACTAGGGATCTGCTCCGGTTCGCGACGGCCGGCTCCGTCGACGACGGCAAGTCCACTCTCGTCGGGCGGCTGCTCTACGACACCAAGTCCGTCCTCGCGGACCAGATCGAGGCCGTCCAGCGCGCCTCGGTCGACAAGGGACTGTCCACGCCGGACCTTTCGCTGCTGGTCGACGGCCTGCGCGCCGAGCGCGAGCAGGGCATCACGATCGACGTGGCGTACCGCTACTTCGGCACGCCCACCCGGGAGTTCGTCCTCGCGGACACCCCCGGGCACGTGCAGTACACGCGCAACACCGTCACCGGCGCCTCCACCGCCGAGCTGGCCGTGCTGCTCGTCGACGCCCGCAACGGCATCGTCGAGCAGACCCGCCGGCACGCCACGGTGCTCGCGCTGCTGCGCGTCCCCCGGCTGGTGCTGGCGATCAACAAGATCGACCTGGTCGGCTACGACGAGGCCGTCCTGACGGCGATCGCGAAGGACTTCGCCGGGCTCGCCCGCTCGCTGGGCTTCCCGGACGAGGCCGTGCAGACGATCCCGGTGTCCGCGCTGGTCGGGGACAACGTCGTCGAGCGCTCGGCGCACACGCCCTGGTACGACGGCCCGACGCTGCTCGGGCACCTCGAGTCCGTCCCGGTCGTCGGGCCGGAGGTCGCGAAGCCCTTCCGCATGCCCGTCCAGTACGTCATCCGCCCCCGCACGGAGGCGCTGCACGACTACCGCGGCTACGCGGGCCAGGTCGCGTCCGGCTCGGTGCGGCCCGGCGACGCCGTCGTGGTCCTCCCCGAGGGCCGCCGCACGACCGTGACCAGCGTCGACACCGCGGACGGGCCGCTGGACGCCGCCACCGCGGGGCGCAGCGTGACGATCCTGCTCGCGGACGACATCGACATCTCCCGTGGCGACATGATCGTCGCGGCGGACGCCGAGCCGCGGGTCACCAGCGAGATCGACGCGACGCTCTGCTGGCTCGCCGAGAAGCCGTTGCGCCCGGGAGCCCGGCTACTGCTCAAGCACGGCACCCGGACCACGCAGGTGATCGTCGGGGCGCCGGAGTGCCGGATCGACACCGACACCCTGACCGAGGTCGAGGCGGAGACGCTGGAGCTCAACGACATCGGCCGGGTCACCCTGCGCACGGCGGACGCCCTGCCCGTCGACGACTACGCGGACGTCCGCGCCACCGGCAGCTTCCTGCTGATCGACCCGCCGACCGGCAACACGCTCGCCGCGGGGCTGGTCGGCACTCCGCTGGCGCTCACCCCGCTCATCTCGTAG
- a CDS encoding Insertion element protein: MTERVVPYHCPYCGEEDLRPAARSEKVPGAAWWCSSCLRTFVVTFVGIGVPETAPEKLGADS; encoded by the coding sequence GTGACGGAGCGCGTCGTCCCGTACCACTGCCCGTACTGCGGAGAAGAGGACCTGCGCCCCGCCGCGCGCAGCGAGAAGGTCCCGGGCGCGGCCTGGTGGTGCTCGAGCTGCCTCCGCACGTTCGTCGTGACCTTCGTCGGGATCGGCGTCCCGGAGACGGCACCGGAGAAGCTAGGAGCGGACTCATGA